In the genome of Nycticebus coucang isolate mNycCou1 chromosome 12, mNycCou1.pri, whole genome shotgun sequence, the window GGTGTGCCCCAGGGCTAGACAACGTCCACCTGCTTGGGACGAGGGTGCTCCTCCACACTTGTCTCCAGCATGCCATAGCTGTGGCTTTTCTGCTTCCCAACCTGTTGGAGTGCTTTTCAAGAAAGCTTTGAGAGActtggtgcctgtacctcagcagcTAAGGAGCGAGCCActtataccagggctggtgggttcaaacccagccccggcctgacaaacaacaatgacaactacaaccaaaaaaatagccgggcattgtggcgggtgcttacttgggaggctgaggcaagagaatcacttaagctcaagagtttgaggttgctgtgagctgtgatgccatggcactctactaagggtgacacagtaagactcagtctcaaaaaaaaaaaaaagctttgggaAGTTTTAGGGAGAAACTGGAGGTGGTTTAGAGCCAGTTTTCTTTGTGGCCAACGTGTGGGTGCAGCAGATGTCTTTCATGGGGTAAGACCCTGAGCTTTTTCTCCAGCTGTGTAACCACCTGAAAAAttagcagcctgagccagagccatcCTATCTGCTCACAATTCTGTAGTCAGAACAGGGGTCAACAGGTAGAGTATGTCTGCTCTAGGTGGCATCAGCTGAAGCAGGCCAGCAGGGCTGGAGGATCCAAGTCCAAGATGGCCCTTCTTACAGGGGTGGCTGACAGCAAATGTGGCCATGGCTCAGCTTGTTCCCTCCCTGGGGCTGTCTCTGTGCTAGGTGGTTTCCCACTGTACAGCAGTCTCGGGACAGCCTGACTCTACATGGTCACTAACCTCCCCTGGAAGCTGCCGGAAGACACCATTTCACTTCCACTACATTCTACTAGTAAAGCAAGACTCAGGGCAAGTCTCAATTCTACAAGGGGAGAGAACATCAAAGGGGCAGATACCAGGACATGTGTGGCCACTGACCACAGCTTGCGTGTCCTAAAATCTAGGCACTGGGGCAATCTgctcctccctgagcctcaggctCTTCATTCAGAAGTAAGTAGATTGGGCCCCTGATGGTCTCCAGGGACTTGGTATTGCCAGCTTCTGGGCAGTCTCACTTCTTCCCAGCATCCTCAGCTGGTGGCTGGGGCATGTGTCCCTCTGTGTTCCCTTAGTAACCTCCCTAATACCTGTCTCTAGTAGTGAACCCTTGGCCTCTACATCCAGGGGAGAGTGTTGTGAGAGAGAAGGCAACTTCCCTCACCCTGGGCGACTCATGTGGGCCTTTGGCCATCTGCATCCCTCCCACACCTGTCCCGTCACAGCTGCTCTTGGGGGTAGTGTCCAAATACCTGCTGTCACCTGGGGGCTGCTACAGCCTCAGGCTCCCACCACCCAGGGCCACACCCACCTACTTAAAACAACTTAAAAACCACCCAAAGATGGAAATCTCCCAGATCTGCTATCCCAGGGTCCTAGGAGATGTCTAGGGCGGAGCCAATGtacagggaaagggaaggggtaCTAAGGGAAGGGCATCAGCTGTCCTGGGCACCATCACACATGGTCTGGCAGTTGCCCAAGGGAGGGGCAGTGCTCAACCCTAGTGCCTGCTCCCCCCAGACAAGCCCAGTGCTGCAGAGCAAGGCTTCTGAACAGGAGAGATTGTGCCCCTaagacagtagttctcaaccttcctaaagccatgaccctttaatacagttcctcttgttatggtgacccccaaccgtaaaattatttttgttgctacttcataactgaacttttgctactgttatgaatcataatgtaaatatctgatgtgcaggatgtatttaggcaacccctgtgagaGAGTCGTTTGACTCCCaaaggggtggcgacccacaggttgagaactgctgccctaaggGAACTCTGGAGACACTGACTTGGAGAGTAGTACTGACACCTAGCAGGTAGCAGCCAGAAATGCTAAGGGTCCTACAACACACAGAAAAGAATGGCTTGGTTTCCGAAGTCCACAGCCAAGGCTGAGACACGAGTACAGAGGAATCTCACGCCAGGGGGCCTGGAGCCAGGCCAGCGGGAGTAGAGGGCTGTGCTTGTCCTGCCTGGAGGGGCTATGGACCAGTGGCCTCACACACCCAGAGAGAGATAGCCTGGGCTGCTCTCCTTAAACTGGCTGGCCTTGGTCTCTCCCTAGTCCCTGGCCTTTTTTGTCCTCTTTGCCCCTTGGCCTGGATTGACGCTTCTCACCAGGCATGTTGAGGCTCTGCCCACTCTGGAGAGCCCAGGGTGGGAGCACTGCAGACCCAGCCCTGGGGGCCACACAGGCTATTCTTCTGAACTGGCACCATGGCAGACAGACTAACAAGAAGGTGCAGGCCTTGACTTTTATTGAGATTAGACCTGAGGGTTCCCAGGCCTCTCTGGAACAGATTCTCTGCTTGGCCTTGCCTCCCAGCTTCAAGTGGCTGACTTGAGTTTGAGCAGGCTGCAAGGGCACAGCCATGCTTCTATTTCTTCTGTCCCTCCCTTGGGACATCCTCATCCCTCCCCCCTTCACACTTCCCCAGGCTGGCCCAGGCTTTGGTGCTATACTGCTGCCTGGGTCATCTCAGTGTGCAGGGGGGCCACTGTTGGGGGCTGAGCCATTCTGATTTGGGCCAGCCTCCTTGGCCATCTTTCCCTCCTGTCCCCACACCTGGCACTCAGGATCCCTACTGCCTCTCCAGGGCCCCAGAGCGGGTTCTCTTGCACAAGGGACACATGGCCTCTTCTGAGGCCCCCCAAGACCTCTTGGGCCTAAGCCCCAAGCCCTCAGGGGGACTGGGCTGGGAGGGGGCACCCTTGGCTGGGTCCATGCTGGAGctggaagctgaggaaagaggaaagaaagaagtcacAGGGAGGAAACCAAGGAAACACTGGCAGCCCTAGAGTTCCCCAGACCCTAATGTCCTTCAGAACAAGAGGGGCAGTAATTCTTCCCTGAGAGAACTCTCAgcggagggaggaagaaggaagtgaATGGTTCAGGATGGAAAAGACCTTCATCCAACCTGAACCCCTCATTTTACAAGTTGGAGAACAGGCCCAGTGAGGGCAAGACTTATCCAAAGACGTACATTGAGTGCAGACCTGGGACAGCAACCCGGAACTCCATCCCAGAACCTCCCTTTGCCTCACAGCCCCTTCCCTCAGATGGCATAGGTACGGGAGCAGATTTGTTAGGATAATGTCTTCCTGAAGCGTAACGTCACTGTGGCAGTGGCCTGGCCAAAAGTCTCCATGAGGCTACCTCCCTAGGGAacttgggaaggaagaaaggtcCATCTGAGTCCCTAACGCCCGGGGTCTTACCGTCTGTGCTCAGACCTGCCTCacctgtgtttcccaggctgtccCTGGGCAATTGGGCTTCTAGAAGGGCTGAGCAATGGCTGTTACCTGGGCCCAGAGTCGCCTGTGGCATGTCCAGGGACCAGGGTGTGCCCTCAGGCTGTGGCAGGCAGCCCCCAGCCATGAGCCGGCCCAGCCAGTGACTCTCACActggcctgcaggctgcatgtggcctggCAGGTAGAGAGCCAGGCCCCGGAGGTGGCGCAGCCGGAAGTTCTTGGGTTTGCTTCCCTGGGCACTGGGGCACTGCTGCTGCTGGGTCCCCAGTCCCCCCTCGTAGATGTTGGGAGGTGTGTCAGGGTGACTGGGGTGTCCTTGGGCCCAGCTCACTGCATCTGCAGGGGAGAGTAGGTGGGTGGTGGCCAGCTGGCCAAAGCAGCCATGACGGAGAACACAGCCATATGCCTCTTGAGACCTCACATGGATATGGAGGGCGCTACCCCAGCCTCAGCTTAGCTGTCTGTCAAATAGTCTCAGTCCCCTGCCTCCTCACTGCCTGTGCCCAACATACTGCTCCTGTTCTCTCCCTTAACCAGCAAGGAGGTCTGTGTAGTCTGGCATCTGAGTACCAAGATCCCTTTCAGGACTAAAGCACTCATTCCAGTCAGTTCAGGAGGAAGTGACCAGCCTGGATCAGGGACCTCCCCTCGCCCAAGGATACATGTCCCTGAGGACACCCCAGTGGCTTTGGGCCTAGATTGGGACAGGAAGACATTGCTCCTCCTGCTActcctccctgcagcccagcaccTTCTCTTATGCGCAGCTCAGAGAACGCACAGACCAAGGCTTCCATGGAGGGCCAATGTGGTGGGGGAGGAGTGGCCAGGCCTCCTATGCAACAGGGCCCTGTTCTCCCTGCCTCTGGGGTGAGTTTGTAGGCTCCTATGGCAACTGGCTTTTATGACATCACGGGGAATACTCACAGCTTGGGGGAGGATGATGCCCTGAGCAGGGGCAGGGTGAGAAGAGGGCACAAGAAGGGGCCAGAGCTCCAAGTGAGGTATTGGTACCTTTGGTTTGAAACAGACCACACTGTTTCAGTTCTGTCTGACTCAGTTCTGTCTAGAAGTCACTCTTTAGGATGATCTCTCAGCTTTCTCATCCATGGGTAGGAAATGAGTGTTTAGGGATACAGACCCGCTGAGACCTGGGTCAGTGCTTTCAACATGCTGCAAAGGTAGTAGAGGGTGActtggcaagtcacttaacttttttttgagacagagtcttactttgtcgcccttggtagagtgctgcggcttcacagctcacaacaacctccagctcttgggcttaggcgattcttttgcctcagcctccccagtagctgggactacaggcacctgccacaacacccggctattttttgttacagtttggccggggccaggtttaaaccctccaccctcgatatatggggccggcgccctactcactgagccaactTTTTTAACTCTTCATTTTCCCATAAGTCAGTTACTAGGTATTGTGTGGGTCACACCAACCATAAGGATATTGGAGCAACTGGAATTCCcatgtactgttggtgggaaggtaaaatggtactaccctgtttccccgaaaataagacatcctccgaaaataagacctacttacaagaaagataagacgtcccctgaaaataagacctagcgcatctttgggagcacaccttaaaataagacactgtcttattttcagggaaatggtacCACTTTGCAAAGCAGTctggcagttttttaaaaagttaaaacatttaaGCTGGtctgggtggctcacacctgtaatcctagcattctgagaggctgaggtgggtagattgagctcaggagtttgagaccagcctgagcaagaatgagactccatctctactaaaaatagaaaaaaatagctgggcattgtggcagacacttgtagtcccagttactcaggatgcCGAGgagcaagagcattgcttgagcccaagactttgaggttgttctgaactaagacatgtttttttgttgttgttgttgttttagagacaagagtctcattttgttgccctcagtagagtgcaggggcatcatacctcacaacaacctccagctcttggtcctaggcaattctcttgcctcagcctcccgagtagctgggattacaggcacctgccacaacgcccatttttttgttgcagtttggccggggccgggttcagatccgccactctcagtatatggggcaggcgccctactcacagagcccaGGCACCTTCCAGAGCTATAACACTGTTAACTAACCCACAAGGGGGGTTCACTATTGCTCACCGCATAGGAAGTCAATTCTGAGACAACAAGGattgtcaaggaagaaaggatttatttcagaAGATACGTCAACTGGGCAGGGGAGGCACAGGCTACCTCAAATCCACCTCCCAGATTAGCAAGATTAAGGGTTTTTTATGAAGctaaaaatgaataatgcataGAGGGAGTGTAGTGTACTCCTTTGtatgtttggggtggagtgcagggcacaCAAGTGCAGTGAGGAATCATGCTAGTTCATACATTCCATGAACAAAAAATGGTGGACAAATCTCTCCCCAGAGTGGGAATTAGTATTATAATGAGCTAGGGGttaatattgttcattctttcaCCCTTATGCTCTGGCTCAGTGGCTCTCGGTCATAATCTACAGTGGCATATCACTTGACTTTCTCCAGACATTCTAGTAGAGTAAGGCACTGTAGTTATCTC includes:
- the C12H16orf90 gene encoding uncharacterized protein C16orf90 homolog, giving the protein MEALVCAFSELRIREGWGSALHIHVRSQEAYGCVLRHGCFGQLATTHLLSPADAVSWAQGHPSHPDTPPNIYEGGLGTQQQQCPSAQGSKPKNFRLRHLRGLALYLPGHMQPAGQCESHWLGRLMAGGCLPQPEGTPWSLDMPQATLGPGNSHCSALLEAQLPRDSLGNTASSSSMDPAKGAPSQPSPPEGLGLRPKRSWGASEEAMCPLCKRTRSGALERQ